The genomic window AAGCGGAACACCACCGGGAGCAGGAACGTCACCAGCGCGGCCCACACGGCATAGACCGGGAGGTAGCCAGCCACGACGGGCCGCATCGTCGCGAAGCTGGCACGCCCGCGCACCACGCCAAGGTAGGACCAGCAGATACGGGCGAGGTGGACCATGATCACGAGGTTGACGCCGAGCACCGCGACACGATTCGGCGTGAAGCCGTAGGAGGCCAGCCGGAAGACGATCGCCGACAGGGCAATGGCATTGATCACCAGCGTGACGCCGGCGAGCGCCACGTTGATCGTGTCCACGATCCCGGTGGGCGAATCGGCGTCGCGTTCGACGATCGAGAAGACGGTGATCGCCAGGACCACCAGCAGCAGGCCATTGCAGGTGATCAGGAAGCTGCGGTCGAGGAACGGGTTCTGCCCGCCGAGGAAGGCGACGCCGAGGTAGATCGTCGACATGGCCAGGAAGAGCGGGGCGAAGACGCGCGCGAGCACGGCCGGAATCCCGGTGCGCCGACGGAAGACGACGTCATAGAGGTAGGTCGCCACCACGGGGACCGCGGCGACGCCGAAGATGCCGATGTTCTCGAAGTACTGCTCGGCGCTGTCCTTCATCACCATCTCGAACAGCGCCACGGTCAGTCCGCTGAAAACCATGCCGCCGAGGCCGACCAGGGCGACGAGGATCACCATCTCGCCGTTGTAGCGGATGAAGCGGATGCGGGCATCGGTGTCACGCCACGCTGACCCGGTGAACGCCAGGCCGAGGACGCCCCAGAAGAGGATCGGGAGGTGAATCAGCGCCATCACCACCGAATCCTTGAAGCCGGGCAGCAGCGAGACGTAGATGCCGGTGTTGAGGGCGACGCCGAGACCGAGGATGATTCGTCGGCGGTCGGGGTTGGCGATCCAGAAGTAGGTGCAGAGTCCGAGGATGACGATCATCGGCGCGAAGCGGGGATAGTACCAATCCACCGTGAGGGCCAGCGCCGGCAGGCGGACCGCCGCGCCGGAGATCAGCGCCAGCAGGATGACCATCATCACGCCGCGCCGCGTCGCCGCCTGATCCGACTGCTCCCGATAGTTGAGCCGGGCCTGCCAGGCACGGAGCACTGGCGACTGCGGCGCCGCCCGGAAGGCCTCGGCGAACGAACGGTTGAAGAGCGCCGGGTCACGGCGATACAGCGCCTCGAGCGCCTCCGGTTCTTCGGCGTACTGGGTAATCTGCACGACGGTCATGTGACGGGCTCCAGGGGGGAGGCAATGGACGGAACGGCACCGAAGCGTCGATCGCGTCGGGCGAAGTCGGCGAAGGCCGCGTCGAGGTCGTCGGTGCTCAAGTCGGGGAAGCAGACGTCGAGGAAGGCGAGCTCGGCGTAGGCGCTTTCCCACAGCAGGAAGTCGGAGAGACGCCGCTCCCCGCCGGTACGCACCAGCAGGTCGACCGACGGCAACAGGGCAGTGCGCGTGGCATGGTCAGCCCGTGGCAGGGCGTCCTCCAGTGCGGCGCGGCTGGAATAGTCGATCGCCACGTGGAGATGCATCCGTGTTCCATGGGCGGTGCGGCGCTCGGCCTCCTCGATCGCGATCACCAGCTTGGTCGGCAGGCGATCGCGTCGGCCGAAGATCGAGAGCCGGATGCCATGGGTGACCAGCGAGGCCAGCTTGTTCTCGAGGTGCGAGGCGAAGAGGTCGAAGAGGAAGCCGACTTCCTCGCGCGGGCGCTTCCAATTGTCGCTGGAGAAGGCGTAGAGCGAGAGGTCCGCCACGCCGAGGCGGGCGCAGTGCGCCACGATCTCGGCGGCGGTGCGTGCGCCACGGGCGTGCCCCATCCAGCGCGGACGCCCGCGTGAGGTGGCCCAGCGGCCGTTGCCGTCCATGATGATCGCGAGGTGCGAGGGAATCCCGGCGGGCATCAGGCGCCTCCCACGCGACGGATCAGCGCTTCCATGTGGCCGAGGTACTCCTCGAGCGCCTGGCGTCCGGCCGGGGCGAGGCGGAACTCGGTGCGCGGCACACGGCCCTCGAAGCTCTTGGTGCAGGTGATGTAGCCGGCGTCCTCGAGCTTCCGGGCGTGCACCGAGACGTTGCCGTCGGTGGTGTCGAGCAGCGACTTCAGCTCGTTGAACGAGAGGGTGTCGTGCACCGCTAGCGCGCTCACCATCGCGAGGCGCATCCGTTCGTGGATGATCCGATCGAGCGACATCGGCATCGAGACATCCCCATCAATGGCCTGCAGGTTCGGGCCCGGTGCCTTCGAGGCCGGTGCCTCGGTGGCAGATGGCTTGTGCGCCCGGGCGGCGCTGCCGCGCGGCTTAGCCACCGTGCCGCCGGGCAATGTGGACACCGAAGCCGATGTGTAGCGCGCCGAAGCCGAGGGCGAGCATGAGGTCGCCGCCGAGGGCGGAGCAGAAGAGCGCGGTCGTGCCGAGGAGGATGAATCCGATCCCCATCAACGGGACGGCGCGAACCGAATGCGCCCCGGCCGTGGTGACGCCGACGCCGTAGAGCAGCAGCCAGACACCAGGGAGGAGTCGTTCGGTCACGTGCGCCTCGACACCCGGCGTGCCCGGATCGATCAGGGCGACGGTGAGGACCGCGCCGGCGAGCAGTGCCGGCCAGTAGCCGAGGAAGAACTTCCGGGCCGGAGCGCTGAGCGAGAACGCACCGCCGGCGCCGATCCGTTGGCGCATCTTGTGGTACATGGTTCCGCTGCCCACGAGGCCGCCGATGAGACCCGTCACCAGCCACACCGTGAGCCATGCATCGGGAGTGGGCTGTCGGGAGGCCATGAAGGCCGCCGCGATGGCGATCAGCCCGAGTGCCACCAGCCCCTTGCCGGGGACATCCGTGAAGGAGGCGGCGCCCTCCATGGTGCGCCGGATGAACGACAGGTCCTGGAGGGCCCGGTCGTGCAGCGGGGTCGGTTCGGGCTCCGGGGCTGTCATGCGGTGACCGACGGACTGGGCTGGCAAGGACGCACGGGCCTCTCCTGGGAGACGGTAAAGCACTTTGTATTGTAAAGTACGGGGACGTGC from Gemmatimonadota bacterium includes these protein-coding regions:
- the uppS gene encoding di-trans,poly-cis-decaprenylcistransferase → MPAGIPSHLAIIMDGNGRWATSRGRPRWMGHARGARTAAEIVAHCARLGVADLSLYAFSSDNWKRPREEVGFLFDLFASHLENKLASLVTHGIRLSIFGRRDRLPTKLVIAIEEAERRTAHGTRMHLHVAIDYSSRAALEDALPRADHATRTALLPSVDLLVRTGGERRLSDFLLWESAYAELAFLDVCFPDLSTDDLDAAFADFARRDRRFGAVPSIASPLEPVT
- a CDS encoding transcriptional regulator — translated: MPMSLDRIIHERMRLAMVSALAVHDTLSFNELKSLLDTTDGNVSVHARKLEDAGYITCTKSFEGRVPRTEFRLAPAGRQALEEYLGHMEALIRRVGGA